The following coding sequences lie in one Deltaproteobacteria bacterium genomic window:
- a CDS encoding sigma-54-dependent Fis family transcriptional regulator, translating to MARRGKPAAAAKMDHLETRGGARGSRAAVMYPEDPARGCLAVSERAFTTDPMLDPGFSMGTLSLVPKGGIMKPTILIAERDEILRRNVKSGLIARGYEVVEAWDRTGALRSFLHSSPDLVLIGTSQGTGWDGLGVAVDIRKQDRIVPVILIAEHSSEAQAIAALRAGVSDYLKRPLPFAELLASVERNLHSAAGRLFSPPQAGTPGSFDLEPMIGESRAMQEIKAYLLKVAATDSTVLITGETGTGKELAAEMIHKKSPRHKKPFVCINCAALPDTLLESELFGFERGAFTGALASKQGKFELARGGTVLLDEIGDMSHYAQAKLLRAIEKKEVSHLGGKQDIPVDVRVIAATNQDPEQMVAQGKFRKDLYYRLNVARIHLPPLHDQKEDILCLLNHYMAEMNRRFRRRVEGFTEEALASLLHYDWPGNVRELKNLLEATFINLPSRRITFLDLPEPFRRRLKEVRNIPQAERNRLLSALFATNWNKSKAAQKLSWSRMTLYRKMAKYHIVTKPCPPKPKKG from the coding sequence ATGGCTCGCCGAGGGAAGCCCGCTGCCGCAGCGAAGATGGACCACCTGGAGACCCGGGGGGGCGCCCGTGGAAGCAGGGCGGCCGTGATGTATCCCGAAGATCCGGCAAGAGGATGTCTGGCGGTTTCGGAGAGGGCCTTCACGACAGATCCAATGCTGGATCCGGGGTTCTCCATGGGGACTCTGAGTCTGGTGCCCAAGGGGGGAATCATGAAGCCGACCATCCTGATTGCCGAAAGGGATGAGATCCTGCGCCGGAATGTGAAATCCGGATTGATCGCACGGGGGTATGAGGTTGTTGAGGCCTGGGACAGAACGGGGGCTCTACGATCCTTCCTGCACAGCTCTCCGGACCTTGTCCTGATAGGCACATCCCAGGGGACCGGCTGGGACGGCCTCGGAGTGGCCGTGGACATTCGGAAGCAAGACCGGATCGTTCCCGTAATTCTGATCGCAGAGCACAGTTCCGAGGCCCAGGCCATTGCGGCCCTCAGGGCAGGGGTCAGCGACTACTTGAAACGGCCCCTCCCATTCGCAGAACTGCTTGCCAGCGTGGAGCGGAACCTTCACTCTGCAGCGGGGCGACTCTTTTCACCCCCCCAGGCGGGGACTCCGGGCTCCTTCGACCTCGAGCCGATGATCGGTGAGAGCCGCGCCATGCAGGAGATCAAGGCGTACCTCCTCAAGGTCGCCGCCACGGACAGTACGGTCCTCATTACCGGTGAGACCGGAACGGGCAAGGAACTGGCTGCGGAGATGATACACAAGAAGAGCCCGAGGCACAAGAAACCCTTTGTCTGTATCAACTGCGCCGCCCTGCCCGATACTCTCCTTGAGAGCGAGCTGTTCGGCTTCGAAAGGGGGGCCTTCACAGGTGCTCTCGCCTCCAAGCAGGGAAAATTCGAACTCGCCCGGGGCGGGACGGTTCTCCTCGACGAGATCGGAGACATGAGCCATTACGCCCAGGCAAAACTCCTCAGGGCAATAGAAAAAAAAGAGGTGTCCCACCTGGGGGGGAAGCAGGACATACCCGTCGACGTCAGGGTCATCGCGGCCACCAATCAGGACCCGGAGCAGATGGTGGCACAGGGCAAATTCAGGAAGGACCTTTACTACCGGCTCAACGTGGCCCGAATCCACCTGCCGCCTCTGCACGATCAGAAGGAGGACATACTCTGCTTGCTGAACCACTACATGGCGGAGATGAACCGGCGGTTCAGGAGGAGAGTTGAGGGATTCACGGAAGAGGCTCTTGCATCCCTCCTCCATTACGACTGGCCGGGGAACGTTCGAGAGCTCAAGAACCTGCTGGAAGCCACCTTCATAAACCTGCCCTCCAGGAGGATAACCTTCTTGGATCTGCCGGAACCATTCCGCAGGCGGCTCAAGGAGGTTAGGAACATTCCCCAAGCCGAGCGGAACCGGTTACTTTCGGCTCTGTTTGCCACCAACTGGAACAAGAGCAAAGCAGCCCAGAAGCTCTCTTGGTCCCGTATGACCCTCTACCGCAAAATGGCCAAGTACCATATTGTCACAAAGCCCTGCCCTCCAAAGCCGAAAAAGGGTTGA